The Streptomyces achromogenes genome window below encodes:
- the dxs gene encoding 1-deoxy-D-xylulose-5-phosphate synthase yields MPLLTRIRGPRDLDRLSLEELGRLAGEIRTFLVDAVSKTGGHLGPNLGVVELTLALHRVFESPKDKVLWDTGHQSYVHKLLTGRQDFSRLKMKGGLSGYPSQAESEHDVIENSHASTVLGWADGIAKANQILERDSHVVAVIGDGALTGGMAWEALNNIADGDRPLVIVVNDNERSYAPTIGGLANHLATLRTTDGYERFLARGKDLLERTPVVGKPLYETLHGAKKGLKDFIAPQGMFEDLGLKYVGPIDGHDIEALESALARAKRFGGPVIVHCLTEKGRGYQPALQDEADRFHAVGKIHPDTGLPIATSGADWTSVFGDEMVRLGEDRADIVAITAAMLQPVGLDKFAKAFPDRVYDVGIAEQHGAVSAAGLAHGGVHPVFAVYATFLNRAFDQVLMDVALHKCGVTFVLDRAGVTGTDGASHNGMWDMSILQVVPGLRLAAPRDADQVRAQLREAVAVDDAPTVVRFSKGAVGPAVPAVGRVGGMDVLRESGTDTPDVLLVSVGALAPMCLEIATLLDRQGITTTVVDPRWVKPVDEAMAPLAERHRVVVTVEDNSRVGGVGSAIAQALRDAGVDVPLRDFGIPPRFLDHASRAEVMAEIGLTAPDIARQVTGLVSKLDGRYGSAAAESVEPARD; encoded by the coding sequence GTGCCGCTGCTGACCCGCATCAGGGGACCGCGCGATCTGGACCGGCTCAGCCTGGAAGAGCTGGGCCGGCTGGCGGGGGAGATCCGCACCTTCCTCGTGGACGCCGTCTCCAAGACCGGTGGCCACCTCGGCCCCAACCTCGGCGTGGTCGAGCTCACCCTCGCCCTGCACAGGGTCTTCGAGTCGCCCAAGGACAAGGTCCTGTGGGACACCGGACACCAGTCCTATGTGCACAAGCTGCTCACCGGCCGGCAGGACTTCTCCCGGCTGAAGATGAAGGGCGGCCTGTCCGGCTACCCCTCGCAGGCCGAGTCCGAGCACGACGTCATCGAGAACAGCCACGCCTCCACGGTGCTCGGCTGGGCCGACGGCATCGCCAAGGCCAACCAGATCCTCGAACGCGACAGCCACGTCGTGGCGGTCATCGGCGACGGCGCGCTCACCGGAGGCATGGCCTGGGAGGCCCTGAACAACATCGCCGACGGGGACCGCCCGCTGGTCATCGTCGTCAACGACAACGAGCGCTCGTACGCGCCGACCATCGGCGGCCTCGCCAACCACCTCGCCACCCTGCGCACGACGGACGGTTACGAGCGTTTCCTGGCCCGCGGGAAGGACCTCCTCGAGCGCACGCCCGTCGTCGGCAAGCCGCTCTACGAGACCCTGCACGGCGCCAAGAAGGGCCTGAAGGACTTCATCGCCCCGCAGGGCATGTTCGAGGACCTCGGCCTGAAGTACGTCGGCCCGATCGACGGCCACGACATCGAGGCGCTGGAGTCCGCGCTGGCCCGCGCCAAGCGCTTCGGCGGCCCGGTGATCGTGCACTGCCTCACCGAGAAGGGCCGCGGCTACCAGCCCGCCCTGCAGGACGAGGCCGACCGCTTCCACGCCGTCGGCAAGATCCACCCCGACACCGGCCTGCCGATCGCCACCTCCGGCGCCGACTGGACGTCCGTCTTCGGCGACGAGATGGTCAGGCTCGGCGAGGACCGCGCGGACATCGTCGCGATCACCGCCGCCATGCTCCAGCCGGTCGGCCTCGACAAGTTCGCCAAGGCCTTCCCGGACCGGGTCTACGACGTGGGCATCGCCGAGCAGCACGGCGCGGTGTCCGCCGCGGGCCTGGCCCACGGCGGGGTGCATCCGGTGTTCGCGGTGTACGCCACATTCCTCAATCGTGCCTTCGACCAGGTCCTCATGGACGTCGCCCTCCACAAGTGCGGTGTGACCTTCGTACTGGACCGGGCGGGCGTCACCGGCACCGACGGCGCCTCCCACAACGGCATGTGGGACATGTCGATCCTCCAGGTCGTCCCGGGCCTCCGGCTCGCCGCCCCGCGCGACGCCGACCAGGTCCGCGCCCAGCTGCGCGAGGCCGTCGCCGTCGACGACGCGCCGACCGTCGTCCGCTTCTCCAAGGGCGCCGTCGGCCCCGCGGTGCCCGCCGTGGGCCGCGTCGGCGGGATGGACGTGCTGCGCGAGAGCGGCACCGACACCCCCGACGTGCTGCTGGTCTCCGTGGGCGCGCTCGCCCCGATGTGCCTGGAGATCGCGACCCTCCTCGACCGGCAGGGCATCACCACCACGGTCGTCGACCCGCGCTGGGTCAAGCCCGTCGACGAGGCCATGGCCCCGCTCGCCGAGCGGCACCGCGTGGTCGTCACCGTCGAGGACAACTCCCGTGTCGGCGGCGTCGGATCGGCGATCGCCCAGGCCCTGCGCGACGCGGGCGTCGACGTCCCGCTGCGTGACTTCGGCATCCCGCCCCGCTTCCTCGACCACGCCTCCCGCGCCGAGGTCATGGCCGAGATCGGCCTCACCGCGCCCGACATCGCGCGACAGGTCACCGGTCTGGTCTCCAAGCTCGACGGACGGTACGGCAGCGCGGCGGCCGAGTCCGTGGAGCCCGCCCGCGACTGA
- a CDS encoding amino acid permease — MSSTLFRTKKVEQSILDTEEPEHALKKSLSALDLTVFGVGVIIGTGIFVLTGTVAKNNAGPAVALAFVVAGVVCALAALCYAEFASTVPVAGSAYTFSYASLGELPAWIIGWDLVLEFALGTAVVAVGWSGYIASLLDNAGWHLPAALGSRDGADGFGFDILAAALVLVLTAILVLGTKLSARVTSIVVAIKVTVVLTVIVAGAFFIKGDNYDPFIPKAQAVEAGGGLNSPLIQLMFGWAPSNFGVMGIFTAASVVFFAFIGFDVVATAAEETKHPQRDMPRGIIGSLIICTTLYVLVSIVVTGMEHYTKLSITAPLADAFKATGHPWFAGFISFGAAVGLTTVCMILLLGQTRVFFAMSRDGLLPRFFSHVHPRYKTPHRPTILLGVIIAIVAGFTPLSELAELVNIGTLFAFVVVAIGVVLLRRSRPDLHRAFRTPWVPFVPILSVLASFWLMLNLPAETWLRFGVWMVIGCVVYFLYGRSHSRLARGEASTAPTPGPGGAGPV, encoded by the coding sequence GTGAGCAGCACCCTCTTCCGGACGAAGAAGGTCGAGCAGTCCATCCTCGATACCGAGGAGCCAGAACACGCGCTCAAGAAATCCTTGTCCGCGCTGGACCTGACCGTCTTCGGCGTCGGCGTCATCATCGGCACCGGCATCTTCGTCCTCACCGGCACGGTCGCCAAGAACAACGCCGGCCCGGCCGTGGCCCTGGCCTTCGTGGTGGCCGGGGTCGTCTGCGCGCTCGCCGCGCTCTGCTACGCCGAGTTCGCCTCCACCGTCCCGGTGGCGGGCTCCGCCTACACCTTCTCGTACGCCTCCCTCGGCGAACTGCCCGCCTGGATCATCGGCTGGGACCTGGTCCTGGAGTTCGCGCTCGGCACCGCGGTGGTCGCCGTCGGCTGGTCCGGCTACATCGCCTCACTGCTGGACAACGCCGGCTGGCACCTGCCGGCGGCGCTCGGCAGCCGCGACGGGGCCGACGGCTTCGGCTTCGACATCCTCGCCGCCGCGCTGGTCCTGGTGCTCACCGCCATCCTCGTGCTCGGCACCAAGCTCTCCGCGCGCGTGACTTCGATCGTGGTCGCCATCAAGGTGACGGTCGTGCTGACCGTGATCGTCGCCGGCGCCTTCTTCATCAAGGGCGACAACTACGACCCGTTCATTCCCAAGGCGCAGGCCGTGGAGGCCGGTGGAGGGCTGAACTCCCCGCTCATCCAGCTGATGTTCGGCTGGGCCCCCTCCAACTTCGGCGTCATGGGCATCTTCACCGCCGCCTCGGTGGTGTTCTTCGCCTTCATCGGCTTCGACGTGGTCGCCACGGCCGCGGAGGAGACCAAGCACCCGCAGCGGGACATGCCCCGCGGCATCATCGGCTCCCTCATCATCTGCACCACGCTGTACGTGCTGGTGTCGATCGTCGTCACCGGCATGGAGCACTACACCAAGCTGTCCATCACCGCGCCGCTCGCCGACGCCTTCAAGGCCACCGGGCACCCCTGGTTCGCGGGCTTCATCAGCTTCGGCGCCGCCGTCGGCCTCACCACCGTCTGCATGATCCTGCTGCTGGGCCAGACCCGCGTCTTCTTCGCGATGAGCCGGGACGGACTGCTGCCCCGCTTCTTCTCCCACGTCCACCCGCGCTACAAGACCCCACACCGGCCGACCATCCTGCTCGGCGTGATCATCGCGATCGTCGCCGGCTTCACCCCGCTGAGCGAACTCGCCGAGCTGGTCAACATCGGCACCCTGTTCGCCTTCGTGGTCGTCGCGATCGGCGTGGTCCTCCTGCGCAGGTCCCGCCCCGACCTGCACCGGGCCTTCCGCACCCCGTGGGTGCCGTTCGTCCCGATCCTGTCGGTGCTCGCCTCGTTCTGGCTGATGCTCAACCTGCCCGCCGAGACCTGGCTGCGGTTCGGCGTCTGGATGGTCATCGGATGCGTCGTCTACTTCCTCTACGGCCGCTCCCACAGCCGCCTCGCACGAGGTGAGGCGTCCACCGCCCCCACCCCGGGCCCCGGCGGCGCCGGCCCCGTGTGA
- a CDS encoding NTP pyrophosphohydrolase encodes MDDNTALLVIVDAANVVGSVPDGWWRDRRGAAERLRDRLAADGLAGHSGPVDIVLVVEGTARGVEPAPGVRVEAAPGSGDDRIVELVAEAAGRHRLVVTADRELRRRVTDLGADVTGPRAVRG; translated from the coding sequence ATGGACGACAACACCGCGCTGCTCGTGATCGTCGACGCCGCGAACGTCGTCGGGTCGGTCCCCGACGGATGGTGGCGGGACCGGCGGGGCGCGGCGGAGCGGTTGCGCGACCGGCTGGCCGCGGACGGCCTCGCGGGGCACTCCGGGCCCGTGGACATCGTCCTCGTCGTCGAGGGCACGGCCCGCGGGGTGGAGCCGGCGCCCGGCGTGCGGGTGGAGGCGGCCCCCGGCAGCGGTGACGACCGCATCGTCGAACTGGTCGCCGAGGCCGCCGGCCGCCACCGTCTGGTCGTCACCGCCGACCGTGAGCTGCGCCGCCGTGTGACGGACCTCGGCGCGGACGTCACGGGGCCGCGCGCGGTACGCGGCTGA
- a CDS encoding DUF3291 domain-containing protein yields the protein MPRLALYTFGVLKSPLVDPASLTREFYDIGGAVYRTVSRHPGYLAHAEAADADRGTLFEADWGAWGEFAVPTWYSKGRTRETTALAATLSLWTALRPAFDAVYTGLHREALNRRYDWFERTGHPNYVFWWVADGVTPTWRDGVRRLEHLHDHGSVPHAFTYPHPFAPDGTATRINGIGPKSDQVP from the coding sequence ATGCCCCGTCTTGCGCTGTACACGTTCGGCGTCCTGAAGTCACCTCTCGTCGATCCCGCCTCTCTCACGCGCGAGTTCTACGACATCGGTGGGGCCGTCTACCGGACGGTCAGCCGGCACCCCGGATACCTCGCGCATGCCGAAGCGGCGGACGCCGACCGGGGCACGCTCTTCGAGGCGGACTGGGGTGCGTGGGGAGAGTTCGCCGTACCGACCTGGTACAGCAAGGGCCGTACCCGGGAGACCACCGCCCTGGCCGCCACCCTCTCGCTCTGGACCGCCCTGCGCCCCGCCTTCGACGCCGTCTACACCGGTCTGCACCGTGAGGCGCTGAACAGGCGTTACGACTGGTTCGAGAGGACGGGGCACCCGAACTACGTGTTCTGGTGGGTCGCCGACGGCGTGACACCCACCTGGCGGGACGGGGTTCGCCGGCTCGAGCACCTCCACGACCACGGCTCCGTGCCGCACGCCTTCACCTACCCCCACCCGTTCGCCCCGGACGGAACGGCGACCCGGATCAACGGCATCGGGCCGAAGAGCGACCAGGTTCCCTGA
- a CDS encoding thiolase family protein, which translates to MPRTVRDVVFVDGVRTPFGKAGPKGIYHETRADDLVVKAIRELLRRNPGLDPAKIDEVAIAATTQIGDQGLTIGRTAGILAGLPTSVPGYSIDRMCAGALTAVTSVAGSVAFGAYDVAIAGGVEHMGRHPMGEGVDPNPRFVSEKLVDESALFMGMTAENLHDRYPQITKQRADEYAVRSQEKAAKAYANGKIQADLVPVSVRRTNPEAGETGWGLVTADEPMRPGTTLENLSGLKTPFRVHGRVTAGNAAGLNDGATASLIASEDFARENDLPVKMRLVAYSFAGVEPEVMGYGPIPATEKALAQAGLSISDIGLFEINEAFAVQVLAFLDHYGIADDDERVNQYGGAIAFGHPLASSGVRLMTQLARQFEEQPGVRYGLTTMCVGFGMGATVIWENPHFDGGDK; encoded by the coding sequence GTGCCTCGTACCGTCAGGGACGTCGTCTTCGTAGACGGCGTCCGTACCCCGTTCGGCAAGGCGGGCCCGAAGGGCATCTACCACGAGACCCGCGCCGACGACCTCGTCGTCAAGGCGATCCGGGAGCTGCTGCGCCGCAACCCCGGCCTGGACCCCGCGAAGATCGACGAGGTCGCCATCGCCGCGACCACGCAGATCGGCGACCAGGGCCTGACCATCGGCCGCACCGCGGGCATCCTGGCGGGTCTGCCTACCTCGGTCCCCGGCTACTCCATCGACCGCATGTGCGCGGGCGCCCTGACGGCCGTCACGTCGGTCGCCGGCTCGGTCGCCTTCGGCGCGTACGACGTCGCCATCGCGGGCGGCGTCGAGCACATGGGCCGCCACCCGATGGGCGAGGGCGTGGACCCGAACCCGCGGTTCGTCAGCGAGAAGCTGGTCGACGAGTCCGCCCTGTTCATGGGCATGACCGCGGAGAACCTGCACGACCGCTACCCGCAGATCACCAAGCAGCGCGCCGACGAGTACGCCGTGCGCTCGCAGGAGAAGGCCGCCAAGGCCTACGCCAACGGCAAGATCCAGGCCGACCTGGTGCCGGTCTCGGTGCGCCGCACCAACCCGGAGGCCGGTGAGACGGGCTGGGGCCTGGTCACCGCCGACGAGCCGATGCGCCCGGGGACGACGCTGGAGAACCTTTCCGGTCTCAAGACCCCGTTCCGTGTGCACGGCCGGGTCACCGCCGGAAACGCGGCCGGTCTCAACGACGGCGCAACCGCTTCCCTGATCGCTTCCGAGGACTTCGCGCGCGAGAACGACCTGCCGGTCAAGATGCGTCTGGTCGCGTACTCCTTCGCGGGCGTCGAGCCGGAGGTCATGGGCTACGGTCCGATCCCGGCCACGGAGAAGGCCCTCGCGCAGGCGGGGCTGTCCATCTCCGACATCGGTCTGTTCGAGATCAACGAGGCCTTCGCCGTCCAGGTGCTGGCCTTCCTCGACCACTACGGCATCGCGGACGACGACGAGCGCGTCAACCAGTACGGCGGCGCGATCGCCTTCGGTCACCCGCTGGCCTCCTCCGGCGTCCGTCTGATGACGCAGCTGGCCCGCCAGTTCGAGGAGCAGCCGGGCGTCCGCTACGGCCTGACCACGATGTGCGTCGGCTTCGGCATGGGCGCGACGGTCATCTGGGAGAACCCGCACTTCGACGGAGGCGACAAGTGA
- a CDS encoding LacI family DNA-binding transcriptional regulator has product MTASPVPRVTIKDVAARAGVSKGAVSLAFNRKPGLSEATRDRIFTAARELGWEPNMTARSLSSSRVDVVGLAICRPARMLGLEPFYMDFVSGVESVLTEHSCSLLLRLVRSVEEEAGLQESWWRGRQIGGSILVDFRADDPRPAAVERLGMPAVAVGHPSLTGGLTSVWTDDATAVTEAVRYLAALGHRRIARVGGAASLGHTVMRTAAFDATARRLGLAGARQVATDYSGEAGARATRSMLTAAPSDRPTAIVYDNDIMAVAGLAVAAEMGLAVPGDVSLLAWDDSQLCRLTHPTLSAMSHDVHGFGAEAARTLFGVLTGSGPGSHPVPTPVLTPRGSTAPPRA; this is encoded by the coding sequence ATGACGGCGTCCCCCGTCCCCCGCGTCACCATCAAGGACGTCGCCGCGCGCGCGGGGGTGTCCAAGGGCGCGGTGTCCCTCGCCTTCAACCGCAAGCCGGGGCTGTCGGAGGCGACCCGCGACCGGATCTTCACCGCGGCGCGGGAGCTGGGCTGGGAGCCGAACATGACGGCCCGGTCGCTGTCGAGTTCGCGGGTGGACGTGGTGGGACTCGCGATCTGCCGGCCGGCCCGGATGCTGGGGCTCGAGCCGTTCTACATGGACTTCGTGTCCGGGGTGGAGAGCGTGCTGACGGAGCATTCCTGCTCGCTGCTGCTGCGGCTGGTGCGCAGCGTCGAGGAGGAGGCGGGGCTCCAGGAGTCGTGGTGGCGGGGCCGGCAGATCGGCGGGTCGATCCTGGTGGACTTCCGGGCGGACGATCCCCGGCCGGCGGCGGTCGAGCGGCTCGGGATGCCGGCGGTCGCCGTCGGGCATCCGTCGCTGACCGGGGGCCTGACCTCGGTGTGGACCGACGACGCGACGGCCGTGACGGAGGCGGTGCGCTATCTCGCGGCGCTCGGGCACCGGCGGATCGCGCGGGTGGGGGGCGCGGCCTCGCTCGGGCACACGGTGATGCGGACGGCCGCGTTCGACGCGACGGCGCGCCGTCTCGGGCTGGCCGGCGCCCGGCAGGTCGCCACGGACTACTCCGGGGAGGCGGGGGCGCGGGCCACCCGGTCGATGCTGACCGCCGCCCCGTCGGACCGCCCTACCGCAATCGTTTACGACAACGACATCATGGCGGTGGCCGGGCTGGCGGTGGCGGCCGAGATGGGGCTCGCCGTGCCGGGTGACGTCTCCCTGCTCGCCTGGGACGACTCGCAGCTGTGCCGGCTCACCCATCCGACGCTCTCCGCGATGAGCCATGACGTCCACGGGTTCGGCGCGGAGGCCGCGCGGACGCTGTTCGGGGTGCTCACGGGGTCGGGGCCGGGGTCGCACCCGGTGCCGACGCCGGTGCTGACGCCGAGGGGGTCGACGGCCCCGCCGCGGGCCTGA
- a CDS encoding glycoside hydrolase family 2 protein, with amino-acid sequence MLEASPLDDGWQLRHEGGTLPAVVPGCVHTDLLAAGVIPDPFLGRAETEVAWVGRREWTYETRLPAVRSGHEQSDLVFEGLDTVAEITLNGQLLGRVRNMHRAYRFDVTGLSGPLTVRFVSAYAEAEAVRGKLGDRPGAYPEPYQYLRKMACSFGWDWGPTLVTAGIWRPVRMERWSTARLARVRPLVTVEGGVGVVELRVDVERTRVEAGLVLEARVGGRRARAEVTGTHGVVRVEVPDADLWWPRGYGEQVLYEVELTLHHGNAPLDVWRRRVGFRSVGLDTSADAHGSGFTLVVNGERLFARGVNWIPDDVFPSRVTRERYRKRLRQAADAGVDLVRVWGGGIYESEDFYDVCDELGLLVWQDFPFACAAYPEEQPLRGEVEAEARENVVRLMPHPSLVLWNGNNENLWGFRDWGWEERLGGDSWGEGYYLGMLPRVVGELDPTRPYTAGSPWSGSWERHPNDPAHGTHHSWEVWNRQDYAEYRGEVPRFVAEFGWQAPPAHATLRRALPGEELAADSPGMLHHQKAEDGNGKLERGLARHFPSPQGDFDRWHYLTQVNQARAVATGIEHWRSHWPVCAGTIVWQLNDCWPVTSWAAIDGDGREKPLYHELRRLYADRLLTLQVRDGRLVAAAVNQSADPWTGPLTLRRLTVEGDVVGTATLELAVGARSVGVLPVPAELEPAGAKEFLVADGGGLPAPDASWSDGEDGGGGEDGGGGGLRAVHFPVADRDIALPRPEFRVDVTAGAVTVTAHTLVRDLLLQADRLDPGARADRGLVTLLPGEQVTIGVTGWETPDAAAARAALYCQEPAR; translated from the coding sequence ATGCTGGAGGCCTCACCACTCGACGACGGATGGCAGTTGCGGCATGAGGGCGGGACACTGCCGGCCGTGGTGCCGGGCTGTGTGCACACCGATCTGCTCGCCGCAGGGGTGATCCCCGACCCGTTCCTGGGGCGGGCCGAGACCGAGGTCGCGTGGGTGGGGCGGCGGGAGTGGACGTACGAGACGCGGTTGCCGGCCGTGCGGTCCGGGCACGAGCAGAGCGACCTGGTCTTCGAGGGGCTCGACACGGTCGCCGAGATCACCCTGAACGGTCAGCTCCTCGGCCGGGTGCGCAACATGCACCGCGCGTACCGCTTCGACGTGACGGGGCTCAGCGGTCCGCTGACCGTCCGTTTCGTCTCCGCCTACGCCGAGGCGGAGGCCGTGCGCGGGAAGCTCGGCGACCGGCCCGGCGCCTATCCGGAGCCGTACCAGTACCTGCGCAAGATGGCCTGCTCGTTCGGCTGGGACTGGGGGCCCACGCTGGTGACGGCCGGGATCTGGCGGCCGGTGCGGATGGAGCGCTGGTCGACGGCGCGGCTCGCCCGGGTGCGCCCGCTGGTGACGGTGGAGGGGGGCGTAGGAGTCGTCGAGTTGCGGGTGGACGTGGAGCGGACCCGGGTGGAGGCGGGGCTCGTGCTGGAGGCCCGGGTGGGGGGACGGCGGGCGCGCGCCGAGGTGACGGGCACGCACGGCGTCGTGCGGGTGGAGGTACCGGACGCCGACCTGTGGTGGCCCCGGGGTTACGGTGAACAGGTCCTGTACGAGGTGGAGTTGACGCTGCATCACGGAAATGCGCCGCTCGACGTATGGCGGCGGCGCGTCGGCTTTCGCAGCGTCGGGCTGGACACCTCCGCCGACGCGCACGGGAGCGGGTTCACCCTCGTGGTCAACGGGGAGCGGCTGTTCGCGCGGGGGGTGAACTGGATCCCGGACGACGTGTTTCCCTCCCGGGTGACCCGGGAGCGTTACCGGAAACGGTTGCGGCAGGCGGCCGACGCGGGGGTCGACCTGGTACGGGTGTGGGGCGGCGGCATCTACGAGAGCGAGGACTTCTACGACGTCTGCGACGAGCTGGGGCTGCTGGTCTGGCAGGACTTCCCGTTCGCGTGTGCGGCCTACCCCGAGGAGCAGCCGTTGCGGGGCGAGGTGGAGGCGGAGGCCCGCGAGAACGTCGTACGGCTGATGCCGCATCCCTCGCTCGTGCTGTGGAACGGCAACAACGAGAATCTGTGGGGTTTCCGGGACTGGGGGTGGGAGGAGCGCCTCGGTGGGGACTCCTGGGGTGAGGGCTACTACCTGGGGATGCTCCCGAGAGTCGTCGGCGAGCTGGATCCGACACGGCCGTACACGGCGGGGAGCCCGTGGTCGGGGTCGTGGGAGCGTCATCCGAACGATCCGGCGCACGGCACGCACCACTCGTGGGAGGTGTGGAACCGGCAGGACTACGCCGAGTACCGCGGTGAAGTGCCGCGGTTCGTGGCCGAGTTCGGCTGGCAGGCGCCGCCGGCCCACGCCACGCTGCGAAGGGCGCTGCCGGGCGAGGAGCTGGCGGCGGACTCCCCCGGCATGCTGCACCACCAGAAGGCGGAGGACGGCAACGGCAAGCTGGAGCGCGGACTCGCCCGCCATTTCCCCTCCCCGCAGGGCGACTTCGACCGCTGGCACTACCTCACGCAGGTCAACCAGGCGCGGGCGGTGGCGACCGGGATCGAGCACTGGCGGTCACACTGGCCGGTGTGCGCGGGCACGATCGTCTGGCAGCTCAACGACTGCTGGCCGGTGACGTCCTGGGCGGCGATCGACGGGGACGGGCGGGAGAAGCCGCTCTATCACGAGCTGCGGCGGCTGTACGCGGACCGGTTGCTCACGTTGCAGGTGCGGGACGGGCGGCTGGTGGCGGCCGCCGTCAACCAGTCGGCCGACCCGTGGACGGGCCCGTTGACGTTGCGGCGGCTGACCGTGGAGGGCGACGTGGTCGGCACGGCGACGCTGGAACTGGCCGTCGGCGCCCGGTCGGTGGGGGTGCTGCCGGTGCCGGCGGAGCTGGAGCCGGCCGGGGCGAAGGAGTTCCTGGTCGCCGACGGGGGTGGACTCCCGGCCCCGGACGCGTCCTGGAGCGATGGCGAGGACGGGGGCGGGGGCGAGGACGGGGGCGGGGGCGGGCTGCGGGCCGTGCACTTCCCGGTCGCCGACCGTGACATCGCCCTTCCGCGGCCCGAGTTCAGGGTGGACGTGACCGCGGGGGCGGTCACCGTCACGGCGCACACCCTCGTGCGGGACCTGCTGCTCCAGGCCGACCGGCTGGACCCGGGAGCGCGGGCCGACCGGGGGCTGGTGACGTTGCTGCCCGGGGAGCAGGTGACGATCGGGGTCACGGGCTGGGAGACTCCGGACGCCGCCGCCGCCCGGGCCGCGCTGTACTGCCAGGAGCCCGCTCGATGA
- a CDS encoding ABC transporter substrate-binding protein: MNRRTIHVLATTAAAALLLPGCTGTGGSTKGADAKAPDDPAKVSGSITVLTVRTDLVQDGTMKRYAAEFNKTYPKVKVEFQALTNYEAEIKIRMNTDDYGDVLLIPAVIKKNDYPKFFASLGTVAERGKKYRFTDFTTVDGKVYGQSPVGVMPGFVYNKRIWKEAGVTAWPTTPAAFLTALKAIKAKTDAVPYYTNFAAQWPLTSWTYVDGAVHCDPQATTKLAEGDPWAQGSDLRVGDTLLYDIVKQGLAEKDPTTSNWEESKPRTAKGEIATQWLGTWAIIQFQDAAKKAGVNPDDIGFMPFPAQTGGAYCATVGPDYNQAVNVHSKHKEAARAWIDWFTDKSGYDKDNLAISPLKDAAMPTVLKPYEEAGVKLIELDDSAGARVKLIDDRSEVGIFKPEYRQDLVDLARGAKKGSLDDFLSGLGKKWTETQASVGDR, from the coding sequence ATGAACCGCCGCACCATCCACGTCCTCGCCACGACCGCCGCGGCCGCCCTGCTGCTGCCCGGGTGCACGGGCACCGGGGGAAGCACGAAGGGCGCGGACGCCAAGGCGCCCGACGACCCGGCCAAGGTCAGCGGATCCATCACGGTCCTCACCGTGCGGACCGACCTCGTGCAGGACGGCACGATGAAGAGGTACGCCGCCGAGTTCAACAAGACCTATCCCAAGGTCAAGGTGGAGTTCCAGGCCCTCACCAACTACGAGGCCGAAATCAAGATCCGCATGAACACGGACGACTACGGCGACGTCCTGCTGATCCCCGCGGTCATCAAGAAGAACGACTACCCGAAGTTCTTCGCCTCGCTCGGCACCGTCGCCGAGCGCGGCAAGAAATACCGTTTCACCGACTTCACCACCGTCGACGGCAAGGTCTACGGCCAGAGCCCGGTCGGCGTGATGCCCGGCTTCGTCTACAACAAGCGGATCTGGAAGGAGGCCGGGGTCACCGCCTGGCCCACCACCCCGGCCGCGTTCCTCACCGCCCTCAAAGCGATCAAGGCGAAGACCGACGCGGTGCCGTACTACACCAACTTCGCCGCGCAGTGGCCCCTCACCTCCTGGACCTACGTCGACGGCGCGGTGCACTGCGACCCGCAGGCGACCACGAAACTGGCCGAGGGCGACCCGTGGGCGCAGGGCTCCGACCTGCGCGTCGGCGACACACTCCTGTACGACATCGTCAAGCAGGGCCTCGCCGAGAAGGACCCGACCACCAGCAACTGGGAGGAGTCCAAACCGCGCACGGCCAAGGGCGAGATCGCCACGCAGTGGCTCGGCACCTGGGCGATCATCCAGTTCCAGGACGCCGCGAAGAAGGCCGGTGTGAACCCGGACGACATCGGTTTCATGCCGTTTCCCGCGCAGACGGGCGGGGCGTACTGCGCGACCGTCGGCCCCGACTACAACCAGGCAGTCAACGTGCACTCGAAGCACAAGGAGGCCGCCCGCGCCTGGATCGACTGGTTCACCGACAAGTCCGGCTACGACAAGGACAACCTGGCCATCTCCCCGCTCAAGGACGCGGCCATGCCCACGGTGCTGAAGCCCTACGAGGAGGCGGGCGTCAAACTCATCGAGCTCGACGACTCCGCGGGCGCGAGGGTCAAGCTGATCGACGACCGGTCCGAGGTCGGCATCTTCAAGCCCGAGTACCGCCAGGACCTGGTCGACCTCGCGCGCGGCGCGAAGAAGGGCAGCCTGGACGACTTCCTCTCCGGGCTCGGCAAGAAGTGGACCGAGACACAGGCGAGCGTGGGCGACCGATGA